The following are from one region of the Amycolatopsis sp. QT-25 genome:
- a CDS encoding 2-hydroxyacid dehydrogenase yields MTVTVLVPDEVGVAALSEIEGVHPVVYRHGEPVPPEAAEAEVLVTGDRPTEELWRELPNVKLVQLLVAGAEDWIGKVPDGVLLSTCRGAHGGSSAEWVVAVLLAIYRGLGDFADGLRRKRWERRTTDTLQGKRVLVIGAGDLGRHLRRRLETFDVRCTMVGASAREGVHGVDELPALLPEHDVTVLMVPLTQHTRGMVDAEFLAAMPDDAILVNVSRGPVVDTGALVAELASRRLRAALDVTDPEPLPAGHPLWDVPGLLLTPHVAGSVSGRRQRAYAVVARELSHYLGGELPKNLVHGEY; encoded by the coding sequence ATGACAGTGACCGTTCTCGTGCCCGACGAAGTGGGAGTGGCCGCGCTTTCGGAGATCGAAGGCGTGCACCCGGTGGTGTACCGCCACGGCGAGCCGGTGCCGCCCGAAGCCGCCGAGGCCGAGGTCCTCGTGACCGGTGACCGGCCCACCGAGGAACTCTGGCGCGAACTGCCGAACGTCAAACTCGTGCAGCTGCTGGTGGCGGGCGCCGAAGACTGGATCGGCAAGGTGCCGGACGGAGTCCTGCTCTCGACCTGCCGCGGCGCGCACGGCGGCAGCTCGGCCGAATGGGTCGTCGCGGTCCTCTTGGCGATCTACCGCGGTCTCGGCGACTTCGCCGACGGCCTGCGCCGGAAACGCTGGGAACGCCGGACCACCGACACCCTGCAGGGCAAACGGGTCCTCGTCATCGGGGCGGGCGACCTCGGCAGGCATCTGCGCCGCCGCCTGGAGACGTTCGACGTGCGTTGCACGATGGTCGGCGCGAGCGCCCGCGAGGGCGTCCACGGCGTCGACGAACTCCCCGCCCTGCTGCCCGAGCACGACGTCACGGTCCTGATGGTGCCGCTCACCCAGCACACCCGGGGCATGGTCGACGCGGAGTTCCTGGCCGCGATGCCGGACGACGCGATCCTCGTCAACGTCTCGAGGGGCCCTGTCGTGGACACCGGCGCGCTCGTCGCGGAACTCGCTTCGAGGCGATTGCGTGCCGCCCTCGACGTCACCGATCCCGAGCCGCTGCCCGCCGGTCATCCGCTGTGGGACGTGCCGGGACTGCTGCTGACACCGCACGTCGCGGGCTCGGTGAGCGGCAGGCGGCAGCGGGCCTACGCGGTGGTGGCGCGGGAACTGAGCCACTATCTGGGTGGGGAGCTGCCGAAGAACCTGGTCCACGGCGAATACTGA
- a CDS encoding PQQ-dependent sugar dehydrogenase, with translation MRNRYRRKWTAPLAMLACGALLLSGCADFDNTAAGQKFTPVNPPSPVAPPQVGPGGEAGDAGPGRGNGPNQTPTPVPPPQGCKDFDKAVIATCLDTVAAVAAIPGDGTAPSALAGERKSGRIVLAAVEKDPAAWATVPVDGSGDGGLTSLALSPGFAEDQLVFAYITTPTDNRVVRLAKGQAPKPVLTGIPKGATGNRGALGTDAKGALLVATGDAGNAGLAADAASLAGKVLRIDTSGKPAAGNPTPGSAVFSTGVHSPGGICRDQTGSRLWLTDRLADKDVLYRLRGGQPLTAPAWSWTDKPGVAGCADFIGATGYLSITTSIAGNLQNLPVTPDGAVTGKPDVAMDGKVGKPPKTFGRLSAMSMVNPQVAITGTLNKDGGAPVSSDDRVVIITPSASAGGGGKD, from the coding sequence GTGCGTAACCGGTACCGGCGGAAGTGGACCGCGCCGCTGGCCATGCTGGCCTGCGGTGCGCTGCTGCTTTCCGGCTGCGCCGATTTCGACAACACCGCCGCCGGGCAGAAGTTCACCCCGGTCAATCCGCCGTCCCCCGTGGCCCCGCCGCAGGTCGGGCCCGGCGGTGAAGCGGGCGACGCCGGTCCCGGCCGCGGCAACGGGCCGAACCAGACGCCGACGCCGGTCCCGCCGCCGCAGGGCTGCAAGGACTTCGACAAGGCCGTCATCGCGACCTGTCTGGACACCGTCGCCGCCGTGGCCGCGATCCCCGGCGACGGCACCGCCCCCAGCGCGCTCGCGGGCGAACGCAAGAGCGGCCGGATCGTGCTCGCCGCCGTGGAGAAGGACCCGGCCGCCTGGGCCACCGTCCCGGTGGACGGCTCCGGCGACGGCGGTCTCACCTCGCTCGCCCTTTCCCCCGGTTTCGCCGAAGACCAGCTCGTCTTCGCCTACATCACCACGCCGACCGACAACCGGGTCGTCCGGCTGGCGAAGGGCCAGGCGCCGAAACCGGTGCTGACCGGCATCCCCAAGGGCGCCACCGGCAATCGTGGCGCGCTCGGCACCGACGCCAAGGGCGCCCTCCTGGTCGCCACCGGCGACGCGGGCAACGCCGGACTCGCCGCCGATGCCGCGTCGCTCGCCGGGAAGGTGCTGCGCATCGACACCTCGGGCAAACCGGCGGCGGGCAACCCCACGCCGGGGTCGGCGGTCTTCTCGACCGGCGTGCACTCCCCCGGCGGGATCTGCCGCGACCAGACCGGTTCGCGCCTGTGGCTGACCGACCGGCTGGCCGACAAAGACGTGCTGTACCGGCTCCGGGGCGGCCAGCCGCTGACCGCCCCGGCGTGGAGCTGGACCGACAAACCCGGCGTGGCGGGCTGCGCGGACTTCATCGGTGCCACCGGTTATCTCTCCATCACGACGTCGATCGCGGGCAACCTGCAGAATCTCCCGGTCACCCCGGACGGCGCGGTGACCGGGAAACCCGACGTCGCCATGGACGGCAAGGTCGGCAAGCCGCCGAAGACCTTCGGCAGGCTTTCCGCGATGAGCATGGTCAACCCGCAGGTCGCGATCACCGGGACGCTCAACAAGGACGGCGGCGCACCGGTTTCGAGCGACGACCGCGTCGTCATCATCACGCCGTCGGCCAGCGCCGGCGGGGGCGGCAAGGACTGA
- a CDS encoding DUF6351 family protein, with product MTHTRRTLVTVLVALLFGALSIATPAAAEERPRVHEGTIDGAEFLVKVPKRWNGTLVLYSHGLYVDPWKPARIMLATRPETESWLLDRGYALAASNYQGVFGHAIEEALTDQIALLDWFGAEVGKPRRTITSGMSMGAVISLKLAENNPDRFDGVLTQCGEYDANGTWNSALDMLFALKTLLASDADIDLVRPRDPRAAQAALEAVVAEAQKTEAGRARIALAGALGTIPGWASAHEPEPKASADRLAQQALWVTGAHLYGYGPSARPEIERRAGGNPSSNTGIDYRRQLARSAGLDLVRHAYRAGGVDLEADLDRLAAAPRISADPQAQTYMHRYTVARGSTPSPVLTAHTTGDGGAVAGQARWYGDQVRHNGAPGLLRQTYVSRGGHCSFNAAEEIVLLRTLLSRVDTGHWPSTDPRRLTAAATALGSAYRLVPELFDPQGKEKPMAPSFTRFTPPAQPRPSR from the coding sequence ATGACTCACACCCGCAGGACACTCGTCACCGTGCTCGTCGCGCTCCTGTTCGGGGCGCTGTCCATCGCCACGCCGGCGGCCGCCGAAGAACGCCCGCGCGTTCACGAGGGAACGATCGACGGCGCGGAGTTCCTGGTCAAAGTGCCGAAACGCTGGAACGGCACGCTGGTGCTCTACAGCCACGGGCTCTACGTGGACCCGTGGAAGCCGGCGCGGATCATGCTGGCCACCAGACCCGAGACCGAGTCCTGGCTGCTCGACCGGGGCTACGCGCTGGCCGCGTCGAACTACCAAGGCGTGTTCGGGCACGCGATCGAGGAGGCCTTGACCGATCAGATCGCGCTGCTGGACTGGTTCGGGGCCGAGGTGGGAAAACCGCGGCGGACCATCACCAGTGGGATGTCCATGGGTGCCGTGATCTCCCTGAAGCTGGCCGAGAACAATCCTGACCGGTTCGACGGCGTCCTGACGCAGTGCGGCGAGTACGACGCGAACGGCACGTGGAACAGCGCGCTGGACATGCTTTTCGCGCTCAAGACCCTGCTGGCGTCCGACGCGGACATCGACCTCGTCCGGCCCCGTGATCCGCGGGCCGCGCAGGCGGCACTCGAAGCCGTCGTGGCCGAAGCGCAGAAGACCGAGGCGGGCCGCGCGCGGATCGCGTTGGCCGGGGCGCTCGGTACCATCCCGGGCTGGGCGTCGGCGCACGAACCGGAGCCGAAGGCGTCCGCCGACCGCCTCGCGCAACAGGCGCTCTGGGTCACCGGGGCCCACCTGTACGGCTACGGTCCGTCCGCACGCCCCGAAATCGAACGCCGGGCCGGTGGCAACCCTTCATCGAACACCGGGATCGACTATCGGCGACAGCTCGCTCGCTCTGCCGGGCTCGACCTGGTGCGGCATGCCTACCGGGCGGGCGGCGTGGATCTGGAAGCCGATCTCGACCGGCTCGCCGCGGCCCCGCGGATTTCGGCGGATCCCCAGGCGCAGACCTACATGCACCGCTACACGGTGGCTCGCGGGAGCACGCCGTCACCCGTGCTGACCGCGCACACCACCGGTGACGGCGGCGCCGTCGCGGGGCAGGCCCGGTGGTATGGCGATCAGGTCCGGCACAACGGTGCTCCCGGCCTGCTGCGGCAGACCTACGTCAGCCGGGGTGGTCACTGCTCGTTCAACGCGGCCGAGGAGATCGTCCTGCTGCGCACCCTGCTGTCCCGGGTGGACACCGGCCACTGGCCGTCCACCGATCCGCGCCGGCTCACCGCCGCCGCGACCGCGCTCGGCTCCGCGTATCGACTGGTGCCGGAGCTGTTCGATCCGCAGGGCAAGGAGAAGCCCATGGCGCCGTCGTTCACCCGGTTCACGCCGCCTGCCCAGCCGAGGCCGTCCAGGTGA
- a CDS encoding cupin, with translation MFPLPGGIGLSHLRAYEWEAVDGVCGGSPHLHLACTEAYVVTGGRGAVQTLDVGGYRETELEPGVVAWFAPGTVHRMVQRDDLRITVLMQNGGLPEAGDAVFTFPPRILADPHAYAEAAATPADDAAARRRRDLAVEGYLPIRDALVSGDPGPLRELHRAAATLVAPKVDAWIPRWRAGALAAAESTGEHLAALANGDVSHLERPGLRVANPSKEDGYGMCGRRTEYRLDM, from the coding sequence GTGTTCCCCCTTCCCGGTGGTATCGGCCTTTCCCATCTTCGCGCCTATGAGTGGGAAGCGGTGGACGGCGTGTGCGGCGGCAGCCCGCATCTGCACCTGGCCTGCACCGAGGCGTACGTCGTCACCGGCGGACGTGGCGCGGTGCAGACCCTCGACGTCGGCGGCTATCGCGAGACCGAACTCGAACCCGGCGTCGTCGCGTGGTTCGCGCCCGGCACGGTCCACCGGATGGTGCAGCGCGACGATCTGCGGATCACCGTGCTCATGCAGAACGGCGGACTGCCCGAAGCGGGGGACGCGGTCTTCACCTTCCCGCCGCGGATCCTCGCCGATCCGCACGCGTACGCGGAGGCCGCCGCGACGCCTGCGGACGACGCCGCCGCCCGCCGTCGCCGCGATCTCGCGGTCGAGGGCTATCTGCCGATCCGCGACGCCCTCGTCTCGGGAGACCCCGGCCCGTTGAGGGAGCTCCACCGCGCGGCCGCCACGCTGGTCGCGCCCAAGGTCGACGCCTGGATCCCGCGCTGGCGCGCCGGTGCGCTGGCCGCCGCCGAGTCGACCGGGGAACACCTGGCAGCGCTCGCGAACGGCGACGTGAGCCACCTCGAGCGGCCGGGCCTCCGGGTGGCCAATCCGTCCAAAGAGGACGGTTATGGCATGTGCGGGCGCCGGACGGAGTACCGCCTTGACATGTGA
- the gatB gene encoding Asp-tRNA(Asn)/Glu-tRNA(Gln) amidotransferase subunit GatB, giving the protein MTAVVELMDYADVIERFDPVLGLEVHVELNTNTKMFCGCANEFGGEPNTKVCPTCLGMPGSLPVVNGKAVEGAIRIGLALNCEIAQWCRFARKNYFYPDMPKNFQTSQYDEPIAFDGYLDVTLDDGEVVRVEIERAHMEEDTGKSLHVGGATGRIHGAEHSLLDYNRAGVPLIEIVTKTIEHTGGRAPEVARAYVSALRDLLSALDVSDVRMDQGSLRCDANVSLMAKDATEFGTRTETKNVNSLRSVERAVRYEMTRQAAILAEGGTIKQETRHFQEADGTTSPGRTKETAEDYRYFPEPDLVPIAPSRDWVEELRETLPEMPSERRKRIQREWNLTDEALRDLLNVGAVDLVAATVEAGATPDEARSWWVNTLAQEANSREIELAELAITPAQLAEVIALVNSGELTNKLAKEVTHGVLAGEGSPSEVVEKRGLKVVSDDSALISAVDEALAAQPDVAEKIRGGKVAAAGAIVGAVMKATKGQADAKRVRELIVERVGA; this is encoded by the coding sequence GTGACCGCCGTGGTGGAACTCATGGACTACGCCGACGTCATCGAGCGGTTCGACCCGGTGCTGGGCCTCGAGGTGCACGTCGAGCTGAACACGAACACCAAGATGTTCTGCGGCTGCGCCAACGAGTTCGGCGGCGAGCCGAACACCAAGGTGTGCCCGACCTGTCTCGGCATGCCCGGTTCGCTGCCGGTCGTGAACGGCAAGGCGGTCGAGGGCGCGATCCGCATCGGTCTCGCGCTCAACTGCGAGATCGCGCAGTGGTGCCGGTTCGCCCGGAAGAACTACTTCTATCCGGACATGCCGAAGAACTTCCAGACCTCGCAGTACGACGAGCCGATCGCCTTCGACGGCTACCTCGACGTGACGCTGGACGACGGCGAGGTCGTGCGCGTCGAGATCGAGCGGGCGCACATGGAGGAGGACACCGGCAAGTCGCTGCACGTCGGCGGTGCGACCGGGCGGATCCATGGCGCCGAGCACTCACTGCTCGACTACAACCGCGCGGGCGTTCCGTTGATCGAGATCGTCACCAAGACGATCGAGCACACCGGTGGCCGCGCCCCCGAGGTCGCCCGCGCGTACGTGAGCGCCCTGCGGGATCTGCTGAGCGCGCTGGACGTCTCCGACGTCCGCATGGACCAGGGTTCCCTGCGCTGCGACGCGAACGTTTCGCTGATGGCCAAGGACGCGACCGAGTTCGGCACGCGTACCGAGACCAAGAACGTCAACTCGCTGCGCAGTGTCGAGCGCGCCGTGCGGTACGAGATGACCCGTCAGGCGGCGATCCTCGCCGAGGGCGGCACGATCAAGCAGGAGACGCGGCACTTCCAGGAGGCCGACGGCACCACGTCGCCGGGCCGCACCAAGGAGACCGCCGAGGACTACCGGTACTTCCCGGAGCCCGACCTGGTGCCGATCGCGCCGTCGCGCGACTGGGTCGAGGAGCTGCGCGAGACGCTCCCGGAGATGCCGTCGGAGCGCCGCAAGCGCATCCAGCGGGAGTGGAACCTGACCGACGAGGCACTGCGCGACCTGCTCAACGTCGGCGCGGTCGACCTGGTCGCCGCCACCGTCGAAGCGGGCGCGACGCCGGACGAGGCCCGCAGCTGGTGGGTCAACACGCTGGCGCAGGAGGCCAACTCCCGCGAGATCGAACTGGCGGAGCTGGCGATCACCCCGGCGCAGCTGGCCGAGGTCATCGCGCTGGTCAACTCCGGTGAGCTGACCAACAAGCTGGCCAAGGAGGTCACCCACGGCGTGCTCGCCGGCGAGGGTTCGCCCTCCGAGGTCGTCGAGAAGCGCGGCCTGAAGGTCGTCTCCGACGACTCCGCGCTCATCTCGGCGGTCGACGAGGCGCTGGCCGCGCAGCCCGACGTCGCCGAGAAGATCCGCGGCGGGAAGGTGGCCGCGGCCGGGGCGATCGTCGGGGCGGTCATGAAGGCCACCAAGGGCCAGGCCGACGCCAAGCGCGTGCGTGAACTGATCGTCGAGCGAGTCGGTGCCTGA
- a CDS encoding DUF4276 family protein: protein MRQLRTVVAVEGATDDTFFSQLLARALEEIGRERPGKGFDVDRPLVFERQADTWRTFAQQVLDQTPRLNLVFFHYDGTANPDREAAKSWAPMMDEWGKVTSGKAAAPCFVPLVPVREMESWALADVTLVNELAGVDVTTTGVFEVDLLSRVEKLTNPKRTLAEALRSGTRRKRRSRSVHDYLDTIARRIQLDRLRAVPSFHAWQTDTETALRRIGFIE, encoded by the coding sequence ATGCGACAACTACGCACCGTTGTCGCCGTCGAAGGGGCGACGGACGACACGTTCTTCAGCCAGTTGCTCGCCCGTGCGCTCGAGGAGATCGGCAGAGAGCGACCAGGCAAAGGTTTCGACGTCGACAGGCCCCTGGTCTTCGAACGTCAAGCCGATACGTGGCGGACGTTCGCCCAGCAGGTGCTGGATCAAACGCCCCGGTTGAACCTGGTCTTCTTCCACTACGACGGAACGGCCAATCCGGATCGAGAAGCTGCGAAAAGCTGGGCTCCGATGATGGACGAGTGGGGCAAGGTCACGAGCGGCAAAGCCGCTGCTCCTTGTTTCGTACCGTTGGTACCGGTCCGGGAGATGGAAAGCTGGGCGCTCGCCGACGTCACCCTGGTCAACGAGCTCGCGGGTGTCGACGTCACGACGACCGGCGTTTTCGAGGTGGATCTGCTTTCGAGGGTGGAGAAACTCACGAATCCCAAGCGCACCCTGGCCGAGGCCCTGCGATCCGGCACGAGGCGAAAGCGCCGAAGCAGGTCCGTCCACGACTATCTGGACACCATCGCCAGGCGGATCCAGCTCGACAGGCTGCGCGCGGTGCCGTCTTTTCATGCTTGGCAAACCGACACCGAAACGGCGCTGCGGCGGATCGGATTCATAGAATGA
- a CDS encoding AAA family ATPase, producing MLTRIEIDGFKSFDRFGLDLPPFLVVLGQNASGKSNLFDAIQLLSRLATAPRVKEVFNDQRGDLLEQFRRRGDGTFLGMMSFAVELTLEPSVVDSFGEHAEINHTRVRYELRVVLTKEDEYVSPMVLQEVAYPLGPGHTEVARDSGGMSTGEVPSPLLKTLVRDGTPTFALYRAGEEPRLIRADSAMSTVLSSITSATDFPHLLAIRRELESWRFLQLDPVALRMPSRIGLSDEQLEPTGANLAAVLHRIQRATRDEFGSGLDEIAVDLAQVIQGFSGVEVKENKAAGQWEIELTTGDEGKVSARVASDGTLRVLALLAALYDPEHRGLLCFEEPENGIFPQRLRKLMHVLKELTAEPGPGEPLTQVILTSHSPLMLAVLEPEDIVVMDWVSRVSPGEPTSRVSRVRVLADQAGSGLEPMSRFEQRELLAITEDEARRLLEG from the coding sequence TTGCTGACACGTATCGAGATCGACGGCTTCAAGTCGTTCGATCGCTTCGGGTTGGACTTGCCGCCGTTCCTTGTCGTCCTCGGCCAGAACGCCAGTGGCAAGTCCAACCTGTTCGATGCGATCCAGCTCCTGAGCCGCCTCGCTACAGCACCGCGAGTGAAAGAGGTTTTCAACGACCAGCGTGGTGATCTTCTGGAGCAGTTTCGCCGACGTGGCGACGGCACGTTCCTCGGAATGATGAGCTTCGCGGTCGAGCTCACGCTCGAGCCCTCCGTTGTCGACTCCTTCGGCGAGCATGCGGAGATCAATCACACCCGGGTCCGCTACGAACTGCGTGTGGTGCTGACGAAGGAAGACGAGTACGTCTCGCCGATGGTGCTCCAGGAGGTCGCGTACCCGCTCGGCCCGGGCCACACCGAGGTGGCGCGCGATTCGGGCGGCATGAGCACCGGTGAGGTGCCTTCGCCACTGTTGAAGACTCTCGTCCGAGACGGGACGCCTACCTTCGCCCTGTACCGGGCGGGGGAGGAACCCAGGCTCATTCGCGCCGATTCAGCCATGTCCACCGTCTTGTCCAGCATCACCTCCGCGACGGACTTCCCCCATCTGCTGGCCATTCGCAGGGAGCTCGAGTCTTGGCGTTTCCTGCAGCTCGACCCCGTCGCGCTGCGGATGCCTAGCAGGATCGGCCTGTCCGACGAACAGCTGGAGCCGACTGGGGCCAACCTCGCCGCTGTGTTGCATCGGATCCAGCGCGCCACCCGTGACGAGTTCGGGAGCGGGCTCGATGAGATCGCGGTCGATCTGGCCCAGGTAATCCAAGGGTTCAGCGGGGTCGAGGTCAAGGAGAACAAGGCGGCGGGTCAGTGGGAGATCGAGCTGACCACGGGCGACGAAGGCAAAGTCAGTGCACGGGTCGCCTCGGACGGGACGCTTCGGGTGCTGGCTCTGCTCGCAGCCCTGTACGACCCAGAACACCGCGGATTGCTTTGCTTCGAGGAGCCGGAGAACGGCATCTTCCCGCAGCGTCTGCGAAAGCTCATGCACGTGCTCAAGGAGCTGACCGCCGAACCTGGGCCGGGCGAGCCGCTGACCCAGGTGATCTTGACCAGCCATTCGCCCCTGATGCTGGCGGTCCTCGAACCGGAGGACATAGTGGTCATGGATTGGGTGTCGCGTGTCTCGCCCGGTGAGCCCACCAGCCGCGTTTCGCGGGTTCGTGTGCTCGCGGACCAGGCTGGGTCAGGGCTGGAGCCTATGTCCCGCTTCGAGCAGCGGGAGCTTCTGGCGATCACCGAAGACGAAGCCCGTCGGCTCCTGGAGGGCTGA
- the gatA gene encoding Asp-tRNA(Asn)/Glu-tRNA(Gln) amidotransferase subunit GatA gives MTELIKLTAADLAEKIRSREVSAVEVAQAHLDRIAEVDDHIHAFLHVDTEGALDAARAVDADVAEGKAPKSALAGVPLALKDVLTTKGIPTTVGSKTLENWIPPYDATVTRKLREAGVVVLGKTNMDEFAMGSSTENSAFGPTHNPWDHARIPGGSGGGSSASIAAFEAAIAIGTDTGGSIRQPGAVTGTVGVKPTYGGVSRYGLVAFSSSLDQAGPCARTVLDAALLHEVIAGYDPMDSTSIDAPVPPVVAAARQGLTGDLKGVRVGVVKEFAGDGYQPGVLRSFEAAVEQLRALGAEVVEVSCPNFTYALPAYYLIAPSECSSNLARFDAMRYGLRVSDDGAHSAEEVMSLTREKGFGPEVKRRIMLGTYALSSGYYDAYYGSAQKVRTLITRDFEAAYEKVDVLVSPTTPTTAFKIGERVDDPMAMYLADLCTIPSNLAGNAAMSVPSGLSHEDGLPVGLQIMAPAMADDRLYRVGAAYEVARDAANGGSLVHEVPELGKA, from the coding sequence GAAGGCGCGCTCGACGCGGCCCGCGCGGTGGACGCCGACGTCGCCGAGGGCAAGGCGCCGAAGTCGGCGCTCGCCGGGGTCCCGCTGGCGCTCAAGGACGTGCTGACCACCAAGGGCATCCCGACCACGGTCGGTTCGAAGACCCTGGAGAACTGGATCCCGCCGTACGACGCCACCGTGACGCGCAAGCTGCGCGAGGCCGGTGTCGTGGTGCTCGGCAAGACCAACATGGACGAGTTCGCGATGGGTTCCTCCACGGAGAACTCCGCGTTCGGCCCGACGCACAACCCGTGGGACCACGCCCGTATCCCCGGCGGCTCCGGCGGTGGCTCCTCGGCGTCGATCGCGGCGTTCGAGGCCGCGATCGCGATCGGCACCGACACCGGTGGTTCGATCCGCCAGCCCGGCGCGGTCACCGGCACCGTCGGCGTGAAGCCGACGTACGGCGGTGTCTCCCGCTACGGTCTCGTCGCCTTCTCGTCGTCGCTCGATCAGGCCGGCCCCTGCGCGCGGACGGTGCTCGACGCCGCCCTGCTGCACGAGGTCATCGCCGGATACGACCCGATGGACTCGACCTCGATCGACGCGCCGGTCCCGCCGGTGGTCGCCGCGGCCCGCCAGGGTCTCACCGGTGATCTCAAGGGCGTCCGCGTCGGCGTGGTGAAGGAATTCGCCGGCGACGGTTACCAGCCGGGCGTGTTGCGGTCGTTCGAGGCCGCCGTCGAGCAGCTGCGCGCGCTCGGCGCCGAGGTCGTCGAGGTCTCGTGCCCGAACTTCACCTACGCGCTGCCCGCGTACTACCTCATCGCGCCGAGCGAATGCTCGTCGAACCTCGCCCGGTTCGACGCCATGCGCTACGGCCTGCGCGTGTCCGACGACGGCGCGCACAGCGCCGAAGAGGTCATGTCGCTGACCCGCGAGAAGGGCTTCGGCCCCGAGGTCAAACGCCGCATCATGCTCGGCACGTACGCGCTGTCCTCTGGCTACTACGACGCCTACTACGGCTCGGCGCAGAAGGTCCGCACGCTCATCACGCGCGACTTCGAAGCCGCCTACGAAAAGGTGGACGTCCTGGTCTCGCCGACCACGCCGACCACCGCGTTCAAGATCGGCGAGCGCGTCGACGACCCGATGGCGATGTACCTGGCGGACCTCTGCACCATTCCGTCGAACCTCGCCGGCAACGCCGCGATGAGCGTCCCGAGCGGACTGTCGCATGAGGACGGCCTGCCGGTCGGCCTCCAGATCATGGCCCCCGCGATGGCCGACGACCGGCTGTACCGCGTCGGCGCCGCCTACGAGGTCGCACGCGACGCCGCCAACGGTGGCTCGCTGGTGCACGAGGTTCCGGAGCTGGGAAAGGCTTGA